In one window of Eretmochelys imbricata isolate rEreImb1 chromosome 21, rEreImb1.hap1, whole genome shotgun sequence DNA:
- the CSF1 gene encoding macrophage colony-stimulating factor 1: MAAQLRAQEVEGPRAAAPAARLGPKVCPVSCTLLTFFLLAACSIHETEQKGYCENIITKKHLDKLQELIDSQMLMSCHVSFEFIDELQLGDPICFVKAAFPRLEDILDKMKFKKNSDNFNKTKDVQNMYKKIDENEVPCIDDQDDHERELSQACSKEFSMPPEKMLQLVKNFFHRVMVLLSKDVDFKRDCSKTYQKCSDAPKKELPSPGVVTDRDCNCPSPNSPRGGPQASPHPALATKPFPSTVPSLGSKEAAASTRLAHSQPGAMQSPVKSDSSAKPRVSRSTHQALVALEIQGVWAGISASVSSPPADLELASASQGPGSASVRTESLLDLTEPPSREPPSTEDVFTSPSSLPASGGETLQREEIHRTRTEAEQVQAWPTGLRLFLRKPGSPDSSPSAKPTQPWAGEDITQAIWAFSAAEPSTHLIDPSSADAGSSPALTSEAAEASGADPGGRLVTPLHSEPLSVVQHRFSRMSATTDRPTAPETPPGASPLHPAGQGKAPDVQRTTELRGKRTGGLPRFRELDDSLAGPIPDLNILPPNTDHRRKEAQPKETQREVMSYVLVAVLATVAILLAVGGLLFYKHRSRTQEGRLQRRGNDLEEQEGSPLNGAEEPLELQVQGEL; the protein is encoded by the exons GTATGCCCGGTCTCCTGCACCCTGCTGACTTTCTTCCTCCTCGCCGCCTGCAGCATCCATGAAACCGAGCAGAAAGGCTACTGTGAGAATATCATCACCAAAAAGCACCTGGATAAGCTGCAGGAGCTG ATTGACTCCCAGATGCTGATGTCCTGTCACGTCTCCTTTGAGTTCATTGATGAGCTGCAATTG GGTGACCCCATCTGCTTTGTCAAAGCGGCTTTCCCTCGGCTGGAGGACATccttgacaaaatgaaattcaagaagAACTCCGATAATTTTAACAAGACAAAAGACGTGCAAAACATGTACAAGAAAATCGACGAGAATGAAGTTCCGTGCATTGACGACCAGGATGATCATGAGCGTGAG ctctcccaggcctgctccaaGGAGTTCTCCATGCCTCCCGAGAAGATGCTACAGCTGGTGAAGAATTTCTTTCACCGAGTTATGGTCCTCTTATCCAAAGATGTGGATTTCAAACGCGATTGCAGCAAAACCTACCAGAAGTGTTCTGACGCCCCGAAAAAGGAACTGCCGTCTCCAG GTGTGGTGACTGACCGTGACTGCAACTGtccatccccaaactcccctcGTGGGGGACCCCaagcctctccccacccagcctTGGCCACCAAGCCCTTCCCTTCCACTGTACCCAGCCTGGGCAGCAAGGAGGCGGCTGCCAGCACCCGCCTGGCCCACAGCCAGCCTGGTGCCATGCAGAGCCCAGTCAAGTCAGACAGCAGCGCCAAACCCAGGGTATCCAGGAGCACGCACCAAGCCCTGGTTGCTCTGGAGATCCAGGGGGTCTGGGCTGGCATCTCTGCCAGTGTGTCCTCACCACCAGCAGACCTGGAGCTAGCATCAGCATCACAGGGACCTGGCAGCGCGTCCGTCCGCACTGAATCACTCCTGGACCTAACCGAACCTCCCAGCCGGGAGCCCCCTAGCACCGAGGATGTCTTCACCTCCCCTTCCAGCCTCCCGGCCTCTGGTGGAGAGACGCTACAGAGGGAAGAGATCCATCGCACCAGGACAGAGGCTGAGCAAGTCCAGGCATGGCCGACTGGGCTCAGATTGTTCCTCCGCAAGCCTGGTTCACCGGACTCCTCCCCCAGCGCCAAGCCGACCCAGCCATGGGCAGGAGAAGACATCACCCAAGCCATCTGGGCATTCTCAGCAGCAGAGCCGAGCACCCACCTGATAGATCCCAGCAGTGCCGATGCCGggtccagcccagccctgacATCCGAAGCAGCGGAGGCCTCAGGAGCAGACCCCGGTGGCCGATTAGTGACCCCCCTGCACAGTGAGCCCCTCTCTGTAGTGCAGCACCGGTTCTCCAGGATGTCTGCTACCACTGACCGCCCTACTGCCCCAGAGACGCCCCCCGGGGCGAGTCCTCTGCACCCAGCAGGGCAAGGCAAAGCCCCAGACGTGCAGCGCACCACGGAGCTCCGAGGAAAGAGAACAGGGGGGCTGCCCAGGTTCAGAGAGCTCGACGACAGCCTGGCGGGGCCCATCCCTGACCTTAACATCCTTCCTCCGAACACAGACCACCGCAGGAAGGAGGCGCAGCCCAAGGAGACCCAGCGGGAGGTCATGTCCTATGTGCTGGTAGCAGTCCTGGCGACCGTGGCGATTCTGCTGGCTGTCGGAGGCCTGCTCTTCTACAAGCATCGATCCAGG ACCCAGGAGGGACGGCTGCAGCGGAGAGGGAATGACCTAGAAGAGCAGGAGGGAAG TCCGCTGAATGGAGCGGAGGAGCCTCTGGAGCTGCAGGTGCAGGGCGAGCTATGA